Proteins encoded within one genomic window of Eleutherodactylus coqui strain aEleCoq1 chromosome 1, aEleCoq1.hap1, whole genome shotgun sequence:
- the LOC136613181 gene encoding glycoprotein-N-acetylgalactosamine 3-beta-galactosyltransferase 1-like: MAFIYGKISWLAFNLGILVGFFTISLLLNSVIHSFRIQAPVAIHTWKKIEDMSLLKKIPHTHQSGSSKVSDDLSEKVRILCWIMTSPKNLDTKAIHLKHSWTRHCNVALFMSSTTNNSFPTIGLGTKEGRDQLYWKTIRAFQYVHKNYFDQADWFFKADDDTYVVVENLRLMLSNYTSDQPVFFGKRFKPFIKQGYMSGGAGYVLSKEALNRFVEGFHIGVCQHTTSTEDVAIGRCMEKMGVLAGDSRDTEKRETFHPFPPQSHLTGVFDKSFWYWAYCFHPIVEGPQCCSDLAISFHYISPRIMYTLEYFVYHLRAYGYEYRYQPAVPEAAERLPVYYKGKPATEVITMTTNETGSL; the protein is encoded by the exons ATGGCATTTATTTATGGCAAGATCTCATGGCTGGCGTTCAACCTTGGCATACTAGTTGGCTTTTTCACCATCTCTCTCCTGCTGAACAGCGTCATTCACAGCTTCAGAATTCAGGCTCCTGTAGCAATTCACACTTGGAAAAAAATTGAGGATATGTCTCTGCTGAAGAAGATACCTCATACTCATCAGTCAG GTAGCAGCAAAGTCAGCGATGACCTGTCAGAAAAAGTCAGAATACTTTGCTGGATCATGACTAGTCCAAAGAACTTGGATACCAAAGCCATTCATTTAAAGCACTCTTGGACTCGTCACTGCAACGTTGCTCTCTTCATGAGTTCCACCACCAATAACAGCTTCCCTACTATTGGATTAGGCACCAAGGAAGGACGAGATCAACTCTATTGGAAGACTATTCGGGCTTTTCAATATGTTCATAAGAACTACTTTGATCAagctgattggttcttcaaagcGGATGATGACACATATGTTGTGGTGGAAAATTTGCGTTTGATGCTGTCAAATTATACTTCAGATCAGCCAGTTTTTTTTGGCAAGCGCTTCAAACCATTTATCAAGCAGGGCTACATGAGTGGTGGAGCCGGTTATGTACTTAGCAAGGAAGCTCTTAACCGATTTGTGGAGGGATTCCATATTGGAGTCTGCCAACACACCACATCTACGGAGGACGTAGCAATCGGTCGGTGTATGGAAAAAATGGGGGTTTTAGCTGGAGACTCTAGGGACACTGAAAAAAGGGAAACCTTTCATCCATTTCCACCTCAGTCCCATCTTACAGGAGTCTTTGATAAGAGTTTTTGGTATTGGGCATACTGTTTTCATCCCATTGTGGAG GGTCCCCAGTGCTGCTCGGACCTGGCCATATCTTTTCATTACATTAGTCCCCGAATTATGTACACTCTGGAGTACTTTGTGTACCACTTGAGGGCGTATGGATACGAGTATCGTTACCAGCCTGCAGTACCCGAGGCTGCAGAACGACTGCCAGTGTACTATAAGGGGAAGCCTGCAACTGAAGTAATAACAATGACTACAAATGAAACCGGCTCACTATAG